CGGAATCCGTCGCACCGGTTTCCTTTCCGAAAAGGATGCCCGCGCGCCGGGAGAGGACGGGCGGAGCCGCCTGGAAAGGGGCAGGGGCGTCCCTCCTCCTGCACCTCTTCGTCGGGGCGGCGGTGATCGTCGCACTCTCCGGCCCCCCGAAGGTAGCCCCGCAGGTGATCGACCTCACTCTCCTGTCCCCCGCCGAAACCGACCGGCGCCCGGTCCCGCCCGCCTTCGCCACGGCGGAACCCCCCGGGCCGGCCGTCCTCCCGGAACCGCAGGCCCCTACCGCCTCGCCGACCGTCGCGAATCCGCCCGATGGGACCGCGCCGGCGAACCCGTCCGGTGGGACCGCGCCGGCGAACCCGTCCGACCCGGCGGCGGAAAAAAGCGCTCCCGCCCCCGGGTCTCCGCATGCTCCTTCCGCGTCATCGCCCTCGACAGGCCAGGGTCCCGTAAAGGCAGCCGCGGGGAGTCCGCCGGGGACATCGGGTGCGGGGGCGGCGGCGCGGGACTTCGCCTGGATCCGCGACGCCATCCAACATACGATCGCCTACCCGGCAACGGCGCGCCGGATGGGGTGGGAGGGGAAGGTCGTGGTGGCCTTCCAGCTCCTTTCGGACGGCTCCGTACGGGACGTGCGGGTCGTGCAGGGCTCGGGGCACGCCGCCCTGGACCGGGGAGCGATCGACGCGGTCCGAAACGCCTCCCCGTTCCTCCGTTCCCCCCTCGAGGCGGAAGTCATCACCCCCGTCGTCTATCGGCTGACGACGCGTTGAGACGGAAACAGTAAAGAATTCTGCAGGTTCTTCCGATGAGACCCATCGGCTCCCCGAAACGGCAAGAGGGGCCGCGAGTTGAATCCCAGGGGGATCACGGTGTGACGCTTCTGACCGATCTCATCGTCCGGAACGAGGACCGCCTGCTCGGGCAGGTCCTCTCCCTCGCCGAGGCGAACGGATATTTCCGGTTCGTCCCCGGGACTCCCGAAGAGTGGCGTGCCACGCTCCGCGGGCTGTCCGGCTCCCTGCTCCAGGCGCTCCGCTCCGACCCCTCCCCTCCCTCGCTCACCGCCGACGACGTGGGCCGCGACGACGGACTCTGCGCGTTCGGAGTCGTCGAGGCGCGCAAACGCCGCCGCGACGGGATGCCTCTCGGGATCTTCCTCGGGCTCGTCAAATTTTTCCGCCAGGCGTACCTCGACCTGGTCCGGACCGCCGGCCTCCCGCGCGAGGCGGAAGAGGGGCACCTTCGGTACATCGAGCGGTTCTTCGACCGGAACGAAGTCGCCGTCTGCGTGTCGTGGACCTCGGAGAGCGTCGCGGCGCGGATCGCGGAACTGCGGCAGGAGCACGACGAGCTCTCCCGCGTCTACAGCCTGGTCGCAACGGCCAAGAAGGAGTGGGAGGGGACGATCGACCGGGTCGACGACATGCTCTTCCTGGCCGATCCGGACCGCCGGATCCGGCGGTGCAACCGGGCGTTCCGGGAGTTCGTCGGGCAGTCGTACGCGGAGATCCTCGGGCAGCCGTTCGACCGGCTCCTTTCGGAAGCCGGCGTCGACGTGGAACCCTCCTTCGAACGACCGATGGAATGCTTCCACGAGCGGACCGGGAAATGGTTCGTGGTCAGCCACTATCCGTTCCAGGAGGTCTCCGGCGGCGAGACCCGGGCGACGATCGTCACGATCCACGACTCGACGGAGATGAAGAAGGCCGCCGAGGAGTTGACCCGGAAGAACCTCCGGCTGAACGAGGCGCTCGCCGCGCTAAAGCGCAGCCAGGCCAAGGTCCTCCATCAGGAGAAGATGGCGTCGATCGGGCAGCTCGCGGCCGGGGTGGCCCACGAGATCAACAATCCGATCGGCTTCATCAACAGCAACCTCTCCACCCTCGGGAAATATCTGTCGCGCCTCTCCGGGTTCCTCGCCGTCCAGTCCAGGTGCATCGCCGCCGGCGCGCCGCCGGAACTGGTCGAATCGGTCCGGCAGCAGCAGGCCAGTCTCAAGATCGACTACATCGTGAAGGATCTCGAAGACCTTGTCCGCGAGTCGCTGGAGGGGGCGGAGCGCGTGCGAAGCATCGTGGCGGACCTGAAGAGCTTCTCGCGCGTGGACGAAAGCGAATAC
This portion of the Deltaproteobacteria bacterium genome encodes:
- a CDS encoding energy transducer TonB, which translates into the protein MEDAESVAPVSFPKRMPARRERTGGAAWKGAGASLLLHLFVGAAVIVALSGPPKVAPQVIDLTLLSPAETDRRPVPPAFATAEPPGPAVLPEPQAPTASPTVANPPDGTAPANPSGGTAPANPSDPAAEKSAPAPGSPHAPSASSPSTGQGPVKAAAGSPPGTSGAGAAARDFAWIRDAIQHTIAYPATARRMGWEGKVVVAFQLLSDGSVRDVRVVQGSGHAALDRGAIDAVRNASPFLRSPLEAEVITPVVYRLTTR
- a CDS encoding ATP-binding protein, with the protein product MTLLTDLIVRNEDRLLGQVLSLAEANGYFRFVPGTPEEWRATLRGLSGSLLQALRSDPSPPSLTADDVGRDDGLCAFGVVEARKRRRDGMPLGIFLGLVKFFRQAYLDLVRTAGLPREAEEGHLRYIERFFDRNEVAVCVSWTSESVAARIAELRQEHDELSRVYSLVATAKKEWEGTIDRVDDMLFLADPDRRIRRCNRAFREFVGQSYAEILGQPFDRLLSEAGVDVEPSFERPMECFHERTGKWFVVSHYPFQEVSGGETRATIVTIHDSTEMKKAAEELTRKNLRLNEALAALKRSQAKVLHQEKMASIGQLAAGVAHEINNPIGFINSNLSTLGKYLSRLSGFLAVQSRCIAAGAPPELVESVRQQQASLKIDYIVKDLEDLVRESLEGAERVRSIVADLKSFSRVDESEYKPADLNECIRSTINIVWNEIKYKATLKKELGEIPRTRCYPQQMNQVFMNLLVNAAHAIEHQGVITVRSWEEDGYVCVTVADTGQGIPEANLNRIFEPFFTTKEVGKGTGLGLSITYDIVKKHNGEITVRSEPGKGTVFTVRIPVVEEI